The sequence CCTCTCGGGACCAGTCTTAAAGGTTGAGCGAAGCGTTGCGGTGCTGCTGGGAAGTCTCAGCTTCGTTGCGGACTAGCTTACACCCCCCGAGCGTGGCCCGGTGGCGGTTACACCCTCACAAATCCTCGGAAGCTCTTCGTTTCGTCGTTTCGTCCCGGCGCTCACGCTCGGCTTTCGGCTGGCGCTCGGAGAAGTAACCCAGGACCAGGGTCAACATCGGGACCGCCAGGGCGATGACCAGCAGCTGGACCAGGCCCCGGATGGAGTCGAACTTCTCCTGGCGGAGCTCCCGGTAGGTGGTCACGGCGTCCTCATTGCCGACGACTGCACCCAACTCCTCCAGCGTGGGTGAGCTGGGCTCCACCTCGTTGATGCCGACGAAGAAGATGATGCCGATAAGGATGAGGATACCGACTGCCACGCCGATGCTGATGTAGACCAGCAGGTGGCCGGTCACCATGGAGTCTCCGCTGGGCCTACGATCCCGGCGGTCTTTGGTTGCTACCACGGGCTTCTCGGGCTCTTCGGGGCCATGTCACTCCTTGATCGAGTTACTGGTTGATGCCCGAACCGCATGTTATCAAATCGAATTCTAGACCCCCCGGGCCGTGAGTTCAGCGGATACCGAGCCTAGAAGCCCGTTGACGAAACGGCTCGAGTCCTCTGTCGAGTAGATCTTCGCCAGCTCGACGGCCTCGTTGATCGCCACCGGGGCCGGGACGTCTTCCAGGTACAACATCTCGAACAGGGCCATGCGGAGCAGGTTGCGGTCGATGACCGGCATCCGGTCGATCTTCCAGTCCTTGGCGTGGCTGGAGATCCGTTCGTCCAACTCGGTTGCGTGCTCGGCAACTCCCTTGACCAGCTCGGCTGCGAACGGGAAGCCGGGGTTGGTGGAGTAGCGCTGGAGGATCTCGCCGGTGGGCAGGCTGCGCATCTCCTGCTCGTACAACACATCAAGGGCCAGCTTTCGGGAACCTCTTCGGTGTGCCACCTCAGCCCTTGAGGAACAAAGTTATTTGACCCGCGTGACGTATGCGCCGGTGCGGGTGTCGACTCGAATCGTCTCGCCCTGCTGCAGGAAGAGCGGAACCATGACGGTGGCGCCGGTCTCGACAATTGCGGGCTTGTTGCCGGCGGAGCTGCGGTCGCCCTGCAGGCCGGGGTCGGTCTCGGTCACAACGAGCTCCACGGTGGGGGGAAGGTCTATGCCGATCGGCGTGCCCTGGTACAGCTGAACGACCACTACCTGCTCCTCCTTGAGAAACCCGGCCATGTCGCCCAGGAAGTCCTTCTCGATGGTGATCTGGTCGAACGTCTCGTTGTCCATGAAGATGTACCCGGTTTCGTCGGAGTACAGGTACTGCATCTCACGCTTGTCGAGGCGGGCGAGGTTGACCTTTTCGTCGGCCCGGAAGGTCCTCTCCACCACTGCGCCGTTCTTGATGCTCTTGAGCTTGGTGCGCACCATGGCGCCGCCCTTGCCGGGCTTGTGGTGCTCGTACTTGATGATGCTGTACAGCTCGCCGTCCAGATCCAGGGTCTGGCCGGGCCGCATGTCGTTGGTCGAAATCATCCAAATCCTAACTAGAAGTCGTCATAGAACTATAAGGTCCTTGGGGGCGTTGGACAGGACCTCTAAACCGTCCTCGGTCACTACCGCCAGATCCTCTACACGGACCCCGCCCCAACCTTCAAAGTAGGCTCCGGGTTCGACGGTGATCACGTGTCCGGGCATCAACTGTTCGGTAAAGCCCGACTTGAGGCTGGGCGCCTCGTGTATGTCCAAGCCTACCCCATGCCCCAGCCCGTGCATGAAGGCTTGGGGGTAGCCGGCCTTCTCTATGACCTGGCGGGCGACCTGGTCGACATCCCCGCACGACACCCCCGGTCCGGCGGCCTCCAGGCCGGCCATCTGCGAGGCCAGGACCGTTTCGTAGACGTCTCGGTGGCGGTCGTCGACCGGGCCGATCACCACGGTGCGGGTCATATCCGAGCAGTAGCCGTCGACGACACAGCCGAAGTCGAACAACAGGTAGCGCCCCTTTTCCACAACCCGGTCGGTGGGCCTGGCGTGCGGGAGGGCGCTGCGCTCGGCGGCAGCCACGATTGGGTCGAAGGAGACCCCTTCCGATCCCTTGGACCGCAGGAAGAACTCGAGCTCAAGCGCCAGGTCGAGCTCCCGGACCCCCGGCTTGATCTTGTCGAGGATGAAGGCGAAACCCTCGTCGCC comes from Actinomycetota bacterium and encodes:
- the nusB gene encoding transcription antitermination factor NusB; amino-acid sequence: MAHRRGSRKLALDVLYEQEMRSLPTGEILQRYSTNPGFPFAAELVKGVAEHATELDERISSHAKDWKIDRMPVIDRNLLRMALFEMLYLEDVPAPVAINEAVELAKIYSTEDSSRFVNGLLGSVSAELTARGV
- the efp gene encoding elongation factor P encodes the protein MISTNDMRPGQTLDLDGELYSIIKYEHHKPGKGGAMVRTKLKSIKNGAVVERTFRADEKVNLARLDKREMQYLYSDETGYIFMDNETFDQITIEKDFLGDMAGFLKEEQVVVVQLYQGTPIGIDLPPTVELVVTETDPGLQGDRSSAGNKPAIVETGATVMVPLFLQQGETIRVDTRTGAYVTRVK
- a CDS encoding aminopeptidase P family protein, whose product is VKEAEIHIAPSHAAVVEELNGFTKSQKLSRVAYEATHVTVSSRGAAWEPPPGLDKVMSYFEGAELVPSEGWVEELRKIKDAEEIASIRAAAQLGDEGFAFILDKIKPGVRELDLALELEFFLRSKGSEGVSFDPIVAAAERSALPHARPTDRVVEKGRYLLFDFGCVVDGYCSDMTRTVVIGPVDDRHRDVYETVLASQMAGLEAAGPGVSCGDVDQVARQVIEKAGYPQAFMHGLGHGVGLDIHEAPSLKSGFTEQLMPGHVITVEPGAYFEGWGGVRVEDLAVVTEDGLEVLSNAPKDLIVL